Proteins from one Scyliorhinus canicula chromosome 6, sScyCan1.1, whole genome shotgun sequence genomic window:
- the LOC119967917 gene encoding zinc finger BED domain-containing protein 5-like codes for MTLSVTNIINIFISVTNPMHKMSSGSKKKVLQYSEEYLKLGFIPAVHDERSPFCLLCQKCLTNESMKRGRLEAHLKAKHSAYVNSDLNYFKSLKDKFEKRSTIKSLFTAQTVTVSRTLEAGYEISLLIAKSGKNHTIGEDLIKPSISAFLKTVLEKDDKDVKAMPLSNNTVRRRIDEMSEGIETQLLKSRKFSVQMDDSTVRDSEALLLTYVRYIDKGEFAEEMLFCKSLETTTTATDIYNKLKHYLDVNNIPMENITSCAADGAPVMMGKKNGCLKLMKDENSEMLLVHCVIHRANLVSKNISPVLNEVLKSVIKSINAIKANAKCERLFKQFCEDNNADHVRLLLHTEVRWLLKGNCLKRFMELFDELSDFLSEKPEMKHLLTVDGKAFVSYLADIFEKLNVLNKQLQGTNKTLVDAKAKIFGFISFIELCQKHISDKNFDQFHWLKKCEPTDAAVLVIVDHLKILASDLKERFSDLKQIDFPTWVMQPVLVDLSDVSMQYQEELSEIQNDESVKTLFNIKGEMAWLCDETETKYPNSTSRHEAQGSH; via the exons ATGACCTTGAGTGTGACGAATATCATCAATATATTTATTTCAGTCACAAACCCTATGCATAAAATGAGTAGTGGAAGCAAGAAGAAAGTTCTTCAGTATTCAGAGGAATATTTAAAACTTGGTTTCATACCTGCTGTCCATGATGAACGGTCACCTTTCTGCCTCTTATGCCAAAAATGCTTGACCAACGAATCAATGAAACGAGGTCGTCTTGAGGCGCATTTGAAGGCGAAACATAGTGCATATGTAAATTCAGATTTGAATTACTTCAAATCTTTAAAGGATAAGTTTGAAAAAAGATCAACAATAAAGTCTCTGTTCACTGCACAAACTGTTACTGTCAGTCGTACTCTTGAGGCTGGTTATGAAATTTCTTTACTCATTGCTAAATCTGGAAAGAATCATACTATAGGGGAGGATTTAATTAAACCATCAATATCAGCATTTCTTAAAACAGTTCTTGAAAAAGATGACAAAGATGTTAAAGCCATGCCACTCAGTAACAACACTGTTAGGAGAAGAATAGATGAAATGAGTGAAGGTATTGAAACACAactt CTGAAATCAAGAAAATTCTCAGTACAAATGGATGACTCaactgtgagagacagtgaggccTTATTGCTAACCTATGTAAGATATATTGATAAAGGTGAATTTGCTGAAGAAATGTTATTCTGCAAATCGTTAGAGACCACCACTACTGCCACTGATATATATAATAAACTAAAACACTACTTAGATGTCAATAATATACCAATGGAAAACATAACATCTTGTGCAGCTGATGGTGCTCCTGTTATGATGGGCAAGAAAAATGGCTGCTTAAAATTGATGAAAGATGAGAATTCGGAAATGCTTCTTGTGCACTGTGTTATTCATAGAGCGAACTTAGTGTCGAAAAATATTTCTCCTGTACTTAATGAGGTACTGAAATCAGTTATAAAATCTATCAATGCTATCAAAGCTAATGCCAAATGTGAGCGTCTTTTCAAGCAATTTTGTGAAGATAACAATGCAGACCATGTGAGACTTTTACTTCACACTGAGGTACGGTGGCTTTTGAAGGGGAATTGTTTGAAAAGATTCATGGAACTATTTGATGAGCTTAGTGACTTTTTAAGTGAAAAGCCTGAAATGAAGCACCTGCTAACCGTTGATGGAAAAGCATTTGTGAGTTATTTAGCAGATATTTTTGAAAAACTGAATGTGTTGAATAAACAACTTCAAGGAACAAATAAAACTCTTGTTGATGCAAAGGCGAAGATATTTGGCTTTATTTCATTTATCGAGTTATGCCAAAAACATATTTCTGACAAAAATTTTGACCAGTTTCATTGGCTAAAGAAATGTGAGCCGACTGATGCTGCTGTACTTGTCATTGTGGATCATCTGAAAATATTGGCCTCTGATTTGAAAGAAAGATTTTCTGATTTAAAACAGATTGATTTTCCAACATGGGTGATGCAGCCAGTGCTAGTGGATCTATCTGATGTTTCAATGCAGTACCAAGAAGAACTCTCGGAAATACAAAATGATGAGTCAGTTAAAACTTTATTCAACATAAAAGGAGAGATGGCATGGCTTTGTGATGAGACAGAAACTAAATACCCAAATTCAACCAG CAGGCATGAAGCACAAGGGTCTCACTAA